The genomic stretch CGACTACGAGTTTGCGAAAAAGTACGACATCGAGATTCGCATCGTGATCCTTCCTCGCCGTCACGAGGAAGGTCAGCACGAAGAGGCAACGCTTCCATACACCGCGATGGACAGCTTGCTCATCAACTCCGGTGAGTTCAGCGGCCTCGGCAATCAGGAAGCGATCCAAAAAATGACGCGCTATGCCGAAAAAAAAGGCTTCGGCAAAGGGATGGTGACGTATCGCTTGCGCGATTGGGGAATTTCTCGCCAGCGGTATTGGGGAACGCCGATTCCCATGTTGTACTGCGACAAGTGCGGCATCGTTCCCGTTCCCGAAAAGGATCTGCCGGTCTTGTTGCCGGATAACGTCGAGATCACGCAGCAGGGCGGCTCGCCGCTGGCGCGCGTACCAGAGTTCGTAAATGCGAAGTGTCCGAAGTGCAGCGGCAAAGCGCGGCGCGAGACTGACACGATGGACACGTTCGTCGATTCCTCCTGGTACTTCTATCGCTACACCAATGCGAAGCTCGCGACGGCGGCCATCGACAGCAAGGCTGCGGCGTACTGGTTTCCGATCGATCAATACATCGGCGGCGTCGAGCACGCCATCCTTCACCTGATTTATTCCCGGTTTTGGACCAAGGTCATGCGGGATTTGGGATTGATCAAGAACTCGGAACCAGTGGAGCGCTTGTTCACGCAAGGCATGGTGATTAAGAACGGCGCGAAGATGTCGAAGAGCAAAGGCAACGTGGTCTCGCCTGACGACATGGTCGGGCGCTATGGCGCGGACAGCACGCGTGTGTACGCGCTCTTCGCGGCTCCGCCGGATCGCGATTTGGATTGGCAAGAAAACGGAGTGGAAGGCGTAAGCCGGTTTCTTGCCAAAGTACATCGTTTGGTCACGCGCCATGCCGCTCTGCAAAGCGGAAAGAGCGCTGGCGGCGATGGAAGGCCGTCAGGCCGCGCCGGCAGTTCCGCCGCTCGTGATCTCGAGCGCAAATTGCACCAGACCTTGCGACGCGTTTCTACTGACTTCGAGGGCCGCTGGCATTTCAACACCTCGATTGCCGCGATCATGGAGCTGGTGAATGCCATCAGCGCAGCCGATTCGCAGATTGTTTCGGGTGAGGTGTCCGCGCAGCAAGTTCGGCTCATGTTGCGTGATTTGGTGTTGATGCTTGCTCCATTTGCGCCTTATCTCGCCTCAGAGTTGTGGGAGACGTTGGGCGAGCGTTCGCAGTTGCTCCGCGAGCCATGGCCGAAATTCGATCCCGAATTGGCACGTGAAGAGGAGATCGAAATTCCGATTCAGATCAACGGCAAGAATCGCTCTCGGATCATTGTGCCTGCCGGATTGCCAGAAGCGGACGTTCAGGCTCGCGCATTGACTGACGAGAAAATTCACGCTTTGCTCGAAGGCAAGTCAGTCGTGAAGCTGATCGTCGTTCCGGACAAGCTCGTCAACATCGTCGCGCGATAGTTATGCCGACTAACCTGATGCGCGAAGGATTTCGTGAGGTGCTGCGCGATCCTGCGCTGCTTCTGATCGAAATCGGCTGGCGCTGGACGTTTGGCGCGATCGCGATCGTCGTGCTCTGGTTGTCGGTATTCGCAGTGCTGGGCAACGTTCCAGTCGATAGCCGTTTTCTTAGCACTTCCAGCCCGCTTTCCGCCTGGGAAACGGCACAAAGTATCGCCGCAACCGCGATCTCTCTTGGCCGCGCTCTCGTGCGCGTAGGCATCGCTGCCGGCGTATTTCTCGCGCTGTGTTGGATTGTGCTGAACTCGCTCGGACGGCGCGCCACGGTTGCGCGTCCGGCACTCGCTCCTGGCGCCGACCTCCGGTTGTGCACGGCGATCAGCGTTGCGCGTGCGGGCGTTGCGTTCGCTGCGGTGCTGGCGTGGGTGGCTGCCGGAGTTGTTGCAGGACTGCTTGGAACTGCCGTTTCCCGCGATGGCGTACCGAGCGTCGGCGTGGTGCTTGTGATTCTGCTGCCTGCCTTTGTTTTGATCGTAGTCGCGTGGGCGGCACTGAATTGGTATTTATCTCTTGCGCCTATTCTTGCTGTTTCCGGGACTGGGAAGCTTGCCGCAGGCGTGTGGGAGTTCGCACGCGGCACCCGCGATCGTCTTGTAGAGGTCTCAGTCGTGAGTGGTGTGATTCGCGGTGCGTTTTTCGTTGTTGCGTTGTTGCTCTCGTTTGCTGTGGCCGCGCTCGTATTGAATCCGCGTTTGATCGTCGCGGATTTTGTTGCGATTTCTCTGCTTTATTTTCTTTGCGCCGATTTTGTGTATATAGCGCGGCTGTGCGCTTACGCGAAGTTGCGAACTGACGCGGAGCCGGCCGCCCCCGGCCGGGCGTTCGCGGAGGTGGAGAACATGATCCCGCCTTTAACCAGTGAGAATCCGTTATGAGAACGCCTGGTGCTTGCACGAAAAACCCGGCCGAGGGCGGCCGGCTCCACGGTCGCTAGTCGATGAAATCTACGCGCGGCTTGTGAGGGATGATGCCTTGCTCGTAGCCCATCTCCAGCAAACGAACAATAGCCTGACGGCCTTCCTGGCCATAATCTAGCGTGCGTTCGTTTACGTACATGCTGACGAACTTGCTCGCCGACTGACGATCGAGATCGCGCGCGAACTGCATAGCGTATTCGAGAGCTTCATCGCGGTGATCGAGGGCGTACTGAATGCTGTTGCGCAGTGCGACCGAGACTTCATGCATGAGTTCGAGACCAAGATCGCGCTTGATCGCATTTCCGCCTAGCGGTAGAGGCAAGGCTGTCTGCTCCCGCCACCACTTTCCAAAATCAACGACCCGATGCAGTCCTGATTTGGAATAAGTGAGTTGGCCTTCGTGGATGATGAGTCCGGCTTCGTACCGTCCCTCGAGAATTTGCGGAATGATCTGATCGAATGGAACCACTTCCGTCTGTACTTCCGGAGCGAAGAGCTTGAGAACCAGGTAGGCGGTGGTAAGCGTCCCCGGAACGGCGATCTTTTTCGTCTTGATCTGCTCCGGCGTCAGCTCTTTATTGGCGACGATCATCGGCCCGTAGCCTTCGCCGACACTGCCGCCGCTGGGCAGCAGCGCGTACTGATCCTGCAGATACGGATAGGCATGGAACGAGACCGCCGTCAGATCGTAGAAACCTTCGCGCGCTTTGCGATTGAGGGTCTCGATATCGGAGAGCGTGTGCGTGAACTTCAGTCCGGGCACTCGCACCTTGTTGGTTGCGAGGCCGTAAAACATGAAGGCGTCATCGGAATCAGGGCTGTGCGCGACAGAGATTTCGCGAAGCTGAGGAACAACGGAACCAGACGGAATAGACGAAACGGAGCTGGACATGGCGTACTTAAGTGTACCTTCTGCGGAAGCAAAATCGATCAGGTAGTTTGCGTAGGAAAAGTTGAGATCAGGCTTGAGCCGAGCGCAACTTCTTTCCCAACGCGAGTCCGACGGCGGTGGCGGTCTTCAGGACTTCGCCGGGAATGAAAGGAAGGACCGCGGCAATCAGAATCGCGCGTACAGGCTGATGGCTAAGCAATTCGAGCCAGGTCGCCCCAAAGAGAAAGATGATGAACTCGGTCGCGAACGCTCCCGCAGCAAAGGCCAGTACCCGTGATCGCTGCACCACACTGTGTGCGATTAGTCCTCCGATGAAGGCCGCGACTGGGTACGAGAATAGAAATCCGCCGGTCGGCCCGATAAGCTGCGCGGCACCGCCGGAACCGTGGGGACTGAAGACCGGGAGGCCAGAAGCTCCTTCGATCAAGTACAGAACCATAGCGGCTGCCGAGCGCCATCCGCCGAGCGTGAGAGCAAGCAGCATCACTCCGAAGGTCTGCAGCGTGATCGGCACCGGAGTGAACCACAGCGGGATGGAGACGTGAGCGCACACAGCCATCAGCAAACTTCCGCCTACAACTGCGCAGACGTCCGCCAATCGGCTGTTTGTTAGAACTCCGGTTTCCTGGCTGGTGCGATCTGCAAAAGTTTGCACTTGCTATCTCCGCTTTCGAGCCTTGTGGTTCGCAACTAGGTGTTGTGATCGAAGCTGCGCTGTTCGCGTTCAATCTCCTCCAGCTCGCGCCGGAGTTTGGCGTCGGAGAGCCGCATCCGGTGGCGCCGGATGAGCAAGAGGACACCGGTAATGCTTCCGGCCAAAACGGTCAGTGAAGCGAGGAGGATTAGGAACAGCACCTTCATCGATCATCAAGAATACCAGAGTCCAATGGTAGTGAGTCCATCCGGAAGTGCATAGTACGGCTTGGGTTGAGGTGGATGCGCCACATCTGATTGTCGGCGCCAGGTCCGTTCGACGGATCTCGATTGGAGGCCTTAAACCACGCTTTGGGAAGAAGGACGCTTCAGTCCCTGTTCAATCCGTCCGATTGAACTTCAGGCTACCGAAAGCAATCGTCTGACCTCCTTTACAAGTGCTGTCCCGGTAACCGGCTTTCCCAACACCGCATCTGCTTGTGGGAGAGCCGCCCGTGCACTGTATGCGTCTCCGGAGAGAACAATCACCGGCATCTCCGGCCGAATCTTTTTGATGTCCGGCACAAGATGCCTGCCGTCTGGAAGGTTGAAGTCAGCCAATACCAAATCGAGCTGGTTAAACTGTTCCAGCTGCTGCATCGCCTGACGAGCGGTTTCTGCTGCCACCACGGTGAAACCGGCGTCGGATAACGTGATCTCAAGGATTTCTCGGACATCCGCGTTGTCCTCAACGATAAGAACGGTATGGGACATAACACTTCGCGGCCAGAATGTCACAAACGAGTGCATCGACGCAGACAAAAAGGTCTTTGTCACGAATTTCGTACAAAAATTAGAACCGCGGGAATTATTCCTTGCTTTCGACGACCTGCGATTTTCCCGCAGGCACCGCTAAGGCTGGAGGCTCGGAGTTTGCCGAGTGATCCTTCTGGTTGGCCTCGTCAGGTGGGCAAAGGTTCATCCAAATAGCCGGCCTGCCGTCGCGGATCGCGCTCTCGATGGGACACGACTCAGCACATTCGGGACCAGTTCCTTCACTCGCGCAAGGAGTAAAGAGCCCATCACGATATCGCCGTCCGACTACATCGTGCGCCCGGTACCCGGTGATCTGACTAGCGCGGTCATTCCCAAAAACGATCCGGCCTCGCGGGTTGACCACGTACATGGCAAACGGCAGCAGCTCTGCAAGTTGCTGAAAAAATCCGCGTTGGCCGGCATCGACACCTTCCCAGCCAGTTACTTCGGCAGGGAAGGGCGAAGACTTTAGAGAGGCAAAAGCAAAACACGACACGGATCACAGGGATACTACGGATTCCATGGATTCAAACCGAATGTTCTTGCTGGCTTGAACGCAGATCTTTTTGACTATCTGTGAAATCCGTTTGATCCGTGTGATCCGTGTCGTGTTTTTCGACTTCATCTCACGTCGGCGGAACTGGCTGATGCACCAGCGGTTGTGGGAGACGAGGATTCGACCACAACGCCGTCGAAGGCTGTCGATGCGACCAGGCGTCCGTTATCGTCCGTGATCGTTCGCAGGAGCCAACCGGAGTCGCGATGCTGCCAGCTTTGTCCTTGGTCGTCGCTCGAGAATACTTCTGTGGATTGGAGTGCGGTGACCAGGACGCGATGCTGCGTCGAATCGTAGAAGACGGAGGTAAGATTCACGACGGGAAGTTTTTCCAGCCGATTCCAGGTCCTTCCCAGGTCGGTACTACGGTAGAGCCCTTCGCGACATGCGAGCCACAGGCTGTCATCGGAGCCTACAGCGAGATCCCTGATTGAATTGATGACTTTCGGTAGCGTTGCTTCACTCCATATGCATTCGAGGAGCTTGCATGCCGACTTCTCATCGGCAGAGCCGTTTCTGGAGGAGACCAGCAGAAAATTATTCCCCGCGGCTGCGATCAGATCAGGAGTAGCGCTGACAAGAGTGAAGTCGGAGTGACCAAGCAGCGAACCGCCTTCCCAGGTTTTTCCTGAATTGGAACTCTCGAACAGTCCCTGCGTACTCGCGGCGATCCAGCGGTTATCGCGAACTTCAATTGCGGTAACGCGCGCTTTGAGCGTTCCCGGTCTGACCACCTTGCGGGTGATTGCTTTCCGCTTCTTCGTGGCTTTGCGAACCGTAACGATGTTGATGTTGGCAATGCGATCGAGCGGACGCCAGCGCTCGAGGGATACCTGGGTGGGGACAGCTCTCTTGCTCGCTGAAGCTGCCGATGACCATTCATACACGCCGTTGCTCGTTCCGGCCAGCAGATGTGCTCCAGCCTTCCGCAGAGAAAATACGTCACGTCCGTCGAGCCCGGTACTGAGCTGTTTCCAGTGCGCGCCTTGATCGTGGCTCACGAACACTCCGCCGTACTGCTTGTCGTTGATCAGGCCGGCGTACAGCGTGTTGTTGTCTTCCGGATCGATGGCGAGCGCCGCGACCTGACGGTGGGCGAATCCGGTGTTCGAGGGCTCGAAGCTTGCGCCGGCGTTGTTGCTGGAGAGCACTCCGCTGCGATCCGTCGCCAGTATCACATGATCAGGATTACGAACGTCTATGAGGACATCGTTGACGATCACGTCCGTCGAAGTGATGCGCCGCCACGTCTTGCCGGCGTCAGAGGTTTTGAACAAACCTTCAGTTGTGCCGGCGTAAACTACATCGCGATTGTCGGGATCCTGCTTGAGCACGCGGGTGCGCCGTGCCGAAAAGGGAATGCCTTGAATCTTGTGGAATAGCTCTCCTGCGCTCTCGCTCTTGTAGATTCCCGAGCACGCGCTGGCATAGACGACTTGCGGTTGCTTGGGATCGATGATGATGGAGAAGACGTCCGAGTCATCGATCACGCCGTTCTTGATGTTGTGCCAGGAGCGCCCACCATCGGTGGTTTTCCAAGGCAGGTGCCAGGTTCCAGCGTAAATCGTTTCTGGATCATTGGGATCGATGGCAATCGATTCGATGTTCTTAATCTCGGAGCTTGATTCTGGCGAGATGCGAGTCCAAGTCTCGCCTCCGTTCCGCGAGCGATAGACGCCATCGAGCGCACCGGCAACCAGAGTGTTTGGATCTGACTGCGCTATTGCCATCGCTCGGATCGACTTGCCTTCCATTCCCGAAAGTGGCTGCCACGAATGACCGT from Terriglobales bacterium encodes the following:
- the leuS gene encoding leucine--tRNA ligase codes for the protein MSKHEKTEVLNPAAQLRDREQRYDAQRIEQKWFDRWQAQPEMYRAEPATSARKKYYVLEMLPYPSGALHMGHVRNYSIGDALARFMWMKGYNVLHPMGWDAFGLPAENAALKNNTPPREWTLKNVENMKRQMKRLGFSYDWNTEVTTCLPDYYRWNQWFFLKFYERGLAYRRKSKVNWCPECATVLANEQVVNGCCWRHEETPVEQRDLEQWFFRITDYAEELLRDIDKLEGWPEKVRTMQRNWIGRSEGAQVEFRVADSEEKITVFTTRIDTIFGATSLQLAPEHPAVARLIGDDSELLTKLDAIVDEQRRAREAGNIGEAEKHGFFTGAYAVNPFNQEKIPIWAANYILMEYGTGAIMSVPAHDERDYEFAKKYDIEIRIVILPRRHEEGQHEEATLPYTAMDSLLINSGEFSGLGNQEAIQKMTRYAEKKGFGKGMVTYRLRDWGISRQRYWGTPIPMLYCDKCGIVPVPEKDLPVLLPDNVEITQQGGSPLARVPEFVNAKCPKCSGKARRETDTMDTFVDSSWYFYRYTNAKLATAAIDSKAAAYWFPIDQYIGGVEHAILHLIYSRFWTKVMRDLGLIKNSEPVERLFTQGMVIKNGAKMSKSKGNVVSPDDMVGRYGADSTRVYALFAAPPDRDLDWQENGVEGVSRFLAKVHRLVTRHAALQSGKSAGGDGRPSGRAGSSAARDLERKLHQTLRRVSTDFEGRWHFNTSIAAIMELVNAISAADSQIVSGEVSAQQVRLMLRDLVLMLAPFAPYLASELWETLGERSQLLREPWPKFDPELAREEEIEIPIQINGKNRSRIIVPAGLPEADVQARALTDEKIHALLEGKSVVKLIVVPDKLVNIVAR
- a CDS encoding MqnA/MqnD/SBP family protein, producing the protein MSSSVSSIPSGSVVPQLREISVAHSPDSDDAFMFYGLATNKVRVPGLKFTHTLSDIETLNRKAREGFYDLTAVSFHAYPYLQDQYALLPSGGSVGEGYGPMIVANKELTPEQIKTKKIAVPGTLTTAYLVLKLFAPEVQTEVVPFDQIIPQILEGRYEAGLIIHEGQLTYSKSGLHRVVDFGKWWREQTALPLPLGGNAIKRDLGLELMHEVSVALRNSIQYALDHRDEALEYAMQFARDLDRQSASKFVSMYVNERTLDYGQEGRQAIVRLLEMGYEQGIIPHKPRVDFID
- a CDS encoding biotin transporter BioY, whose protein sequence is MQTFADRTSQETGVLTNSRLADVCAVVGGSLLMAVCAHVSIPLWFTPVPITLQTFGVMLLALTLGGWRSAAAMVLYLIEGASGLPVFSPHGSGGAAQLIGPTGGFLFSYPVAAFIGGLIAHSVVQRSRVLAFAAGAFATEFIIFLFGATWLELLSHQPVRAILIAAVLPFIPGEVLKTATAVGLALGKKLRSAQA
- a CDS encoding response regulator, translated to MSHTVLIVEDNADVREILEITLSDAGFTVVAAETARQAMQQLEQFNQLDLVLADFNLPDGRHLVPDIKKIRPEMPVIVLSGDAYSARAALPQADAVLGKPVTGTALVKEVRRLLSVA
- a CDS encoding PAS domain-containing protein translates to MSCFAFASLKSSPFPAEVTGWEGVDAGQRGFFQQLAELLPFAMYVVNPRGRIVFGNDRASQITGYRAHDVVGRRYRDGLFTPCASEGTGPECAESCPIESAIRDGRPAIWMNLCPPDEANQKDHSANSEPPALAVPAGKSQVVESKE
- a CDS encoding transcriptional regulator; its protein translation is MRFLSPAIILFLSLSLQAQTFISVGPDGGDVRSLSADPSNPSHILLGTSAGQIYQSDDAGKTWQRFVRIGKGNDYVVDHIIFDPHQQGTIYVAAWTLEHEGGSVFKSTDDGHSWQPLSGMEGKSIRAMAIAQSDPNTLVAGALDGVYRSRNGGETWTRISPESSSEIKNIESIAIDPNDPETIYAGTWHLPWKTTDGGRSWHNIKNGVIDDSDVFSIIIDPKQPQVVYASACSGIYKSESAGELFHKIQGIPFSARRTRVLKQDPDNRDVVYAGTTEGLFKTSDAGKTWRRITSTDVIVNDVLIDVRNPDHVILATDRSGVLSSNNAGASFEPSNTGFAHRQVAALAIDPEDNNTLYAGLINDKQYGGVFVSHDQGAHWKQLSTGLDGRDVFSLRKAGAHLLAGTSNGVYEWSSAASASKRAVPTQVSLERWRPLDRIANINIVTVRKATKKRKAITRKVVRPGTLKARVTAIEVRDNRWIAASTQGLFESSNSGKTWEGGSLLGHSDFTLVSATPDLIAAAGNNFLLVSSRNGSADEKSACKLLECIWSEATLPKVINSIRDLAVGSDDSLWLACREGLYRSTDLGRTWNRLEKLPVVNLTSVFYDSTQHRVLVTALQSTEVFSSDDQGQSWQHRDSGWLLRTITDDNGRLVASTAFDGVVVESSSPTTAGASASSADVR